CTGGCCTGTGGACTTGTGATCTTTTTCCTCTCGTTTTTCCTTAGTTTTTTGCTTCTCTTTCTTCTTGTCCTGTTCtttatcctttttctttttgtccttaTCATTGCTCTGGCTCCTGTCCTTCCTCCTGTCCTTGCTGCCTGTCTGATTGCGCTTGCTCCTGCTCCGACGACGACTCCTGTCATCACTCCTGTGCTGGTCTCTGCTTCTGCTATGGCTGACCCTGACCTTTGACTTGCTCCTGCTCTTTCTCCTCTCCCTGCTAGCTCTGCGCTCCCTAGAGTGGCTGCGATTCCACCTCCTACTGCTCCTATCTGCGCTCCTGTTCCGACTGGTCCTCCTCCTATCCCTCCCCTTCTCCCTGCTCCGCTCTCTCTTGTGCCTGTGGGAACTCCTGCTTCTGCTGCGCTGCCTGGCCCTGTGTGAGGGGGACCAGCTCCGGCTgcgttttttctttctctttggcATGAAGGAATGTGAGGAGCTGTGGCTGCTAACTGAACTGGAGGAGGAGCtccacctgctgctgctgctgctgctgctactactactgctctCACTGCTGCTACTCCGACTATTGCTACCTGACAAGTTCTGGCTCCTACTCCTGCCTATCCTCTCCTCCTCTTTCACATTCTTTTTGGGCTCAATGACATCAGTCTCACTGCGAGACCTTCTTTTCTCAGTTATAGATTCGGGCTCCCTCTCTTTTACTATTTCCTGTTTAACCGAGctgaaaatctgttttttgtCATATTCATGCATCTCTTTGTTCACTCTTTCAGACTGTTTTTCTTCTGCAAGAGggacaaaaaaaattaatgggtgttaaatttaaaatgtataaacaagtatataaagaaaacaaattaataagTTACATTTCGATAATTACTGCTGAAAttctacaggtagtggacaaaacaGTGAAAACACCagtgtaaagtcacttaatagggtgttgggccaccacatgcaaccagtacggcctgtatgcgccgtggcatagagtctaccagcctctggtgccgcatccctcctgcagaattctatTCTTCCACgggaaagtcaatcaactcacgcttTATTGAAAAACGCTGTCTAAGGCATCATTCCAGAATaccccataaatgctcgattgggttcagatctggtgaccgAGAAGGCCCCTCTTTCAAaatcactgaggtctcctctagCAGTCATAATTATatgcaaccaggcctgtccagcatttttatacatgaccctaagcatgctgggatgttatctTCTTAATTAACACataagccacacctgtgtggaagcccttgctttcaatatacttggtgcccctcatttacccaggtgtttccatttgtttgtccactacctgtacattGATTAACTTAAGCACACAGTCACTTTATTGGATCTGAAGTAAAAAGAGTAAAACAAGACATATGTTGAAGGAGATATACAGATgagagatttaatttttttaagcttgAGAAGTTCATGTACCTTCCACTTGTTGCCTCTCCTGAAACTGTCGCTCTTTCTCTTTCCTCCAGAAGGCATCCTGCTTTTCCCTGATTCTGTGCCGCAGCTCCTCATCATCTGTGTCTGAAGTTTCAGAGTCTGTCTCACTTCTCTCATCTTCGCTTTCATCTGACCCGTACTGACCCAGTCCACCTGCATGCACAAACCCAAACACTTTTATAAGAGACAATAGTTTGATTTAAACTGATCCctattcagtaaaataaaacaaataatgtttaatatacatatatttacttacaCGTAATTTGACAGTTTGCAAATATTTGCGACTAAGAAAATGATAAACTgccgtgaaaggaaagcaccgatgagcaaatgttgcaagttgcagtctttttttcttcattccaaAATATTCGGTAAACCTTCCTGTTACCCTTTCTCTAGAAGTGTGCACAAAGGCTTATGGGATACTTAGAGCCCAGGAGAAGTTTTTCTATTGAGAGTCAATGGAGCGATGTCGGATTGCATTGCTTTGAGCTGattttactgttatttaaaaataaaaaaatttaaaacttgTAAACGCCTGTTGTACTCTAGCCCAAGGGTTTCTTGACGAAAAACATAACGCATGTTAACGATAGTGCTGGGATAAAcgcaggattttcatgttcaaatacttgttcgttttttaaaaagtaataaaagccattagtGCTCAGAACGTAGACAGAGAGCACGGCAGCAAATACAttaagtagaaaaatatcccaggagtaaagaatacgttgtgtaggccttattTTACCACAGCGAACTAAatgcaaaacaaaggatgccaaatagcagttcaagttaaacgttgttagCAAGCAAATGAAAAATTTGGAACTTTAgacacttcaaataaaaaaatatataatatacaacatctatataaaaatcactacacaacatttccagcaagttgggtactgtttaagcaaggcatttcagaatgacgtgcttgccttttttctgtccaatcagattctgacttgctctaaagcagcacaaagcGTTCTTGATCCAGGTGGCCTTCCACAGAAATCACTATGGCCGAGTTCCTAAATTCAACGCTGAAAAGCAACAACTCTTAAAAATCGGTCCTAAACTCACCGTTGAGAGCTTGTGGCGCGCAGCATTGGCTCAACGCTGACTCAAACTCACTGACTCTCAGAGCTGGTGAGCTAATCAACAGAAAGATGGCAATACCCACAACCGCGATTAAGCTACTATATAAAAATTACGAATGGGATTTCAATGTACATACAGATACTGCAATCCGTCTTCAAAATGGTAATTGTAAatacacacactatttattttatttatgcattattGTACAACAAATAAGACGCAGCCAATATGACAAACTAAGTACAGCTGGCTCTCTGAgctaaatatacatatatatatatatatacatatatatattatatatacatatatatataatataatatatatatatatatatatatatatatatatatatatatatatatatatatatatataaatgaagtaTGCTTAAGATTTTGCAATATTCttttttagattctgaagctgcaggCCCGATATGCAGAATTGCTCATTTTAGATTTTACCgtttagtttaggaatgcaaTGAAGCGTTCCTAAATACCCAGAAGTGTTGTGACAACAGTGACATTTTTGTTGCGAGAACGCTCAACAGTACCGTTGAGTTTAGGTACGCACACTATGCGTGCGCGcccataatctggtttgtttactttttgccgtctaaaacttttaaatagaggctgtgttgatcctgtgttttttttttttttactatttaatataaattaaatctcacatatcacacaaaactctttcatttgccatttttaaacTTCTGCGCAAGTTCTGGTAAGCCGGTAAATTTTTTTGGcatttctagcgaatacgaacatgtgatttttgtatccgaatacatgtgaaaaaatatttgctcGGATTTTTGTCCCCAGCACTAGTTAATGATAACATATCGTAACTGGtacaaaaaatgcacttttctgtACGCAGATTAGAACTTTGCACAGCAAACGctaataaaaaacatgaattgtttGGTATTAGAccaatttatatacatttttcatttttaaccttTAACTGATAATTTACAAGCGTAACTtctctgtaaatataaaaaaataaaataaataaaatatatctcaaaagacctgtattatttttatttatttaattaaactgtactggagaagtttttttttttttttttttaaatataaaattagatAACTGAATTCCAGAATCAGTCGAgctaattatttaatgtatttcatatatttcatTACGGTAATATTAAATAGCTGCTGCAGTAGcctaaatacatttgcattagtACAGCAAAATGTAAAGCTTATGACCATACTACTGCAGTAAATAATGCATTTTGCTACATTCTGTGACACtgcaatcacaaaatgtttttacacaGCACTGCGGATGAAGGACTGTGTTCACAAAAGTTCATTTTTGTTATCAATTACATTACGTCATCATTCACtaggttaatatatatatcttccgTGGACCCAGGGCAAAGGTGAtagcatttttaaacactgagaaAATAAACCCAATCCGACCCCTCTCCATAGACACTAAATAGAAAAATAGCCCTGGAGCTCTCTTTATATACCGTGATCCATTGCATACCACGTGATGGAAGTAAAGGCAGAACTGAGTACGTTGACAACACAAAATGTTTGGAAGTACCCtctgccatttttcaagattcCTTTTTCCCTCACTTTTTTTGATATCGCACTCAGCTAGACAAGGTTAAATTGATCAATTATTTTAATCAATCAATGCCTACAGGTGTCATTAATTGATAGACAGATATCTTGGTATGCACTTAACTTTCTGAAACTGATTAGACTGTTCAGATTGTACTGTACAAGATTTATATCAGCATTGATCATATTTATTGTAACAGGAATCTCACAATTTGGTAGTTGCATAAATAGCAAACAGCTTTTCGTTTAAATGGATTTCTTAGGCACAATCTGGCAGAGGAAAATACGATCCTATAACTGCTTccccaccttaaaaaaaaaaaataaaaaactccctAATTTTAAACTAGAAACTACTTACCGAGTCCAGTGAGAGAAGCCAGTGCACTGGACTGTGCCAGCTGCTTTGCAGGAGCTTTGTATCACATCAACAGGAACAACACGTTAACACATACAGCCACGTTTTCAAAGTCATGAGAGTCTATAGCAAAGCTAAACTGTACTATTAATGCTGCTTTGCAAAGGAGAGAAGAATTACAAACATGACATccattaaaaaaggaaaacaaatacatcaaatgCACTTTTAGAGAATTAGTATTTAACatgaaattaaacattaattGCAATACTAGAGGAAGAGAGAAATACCACTCTTACTAATGCAAATTCTCACAAAAGAGCTGACCAACACCCTTTTAGGAATATGAGACGTGGAAGAACCTTTGCAGCTGTACCAAGTTAAAGGTGTGCtacttatccccccccccccaaaaaaaaaataaagaagtggtTACTATTGATTTTATGCATGTTTCATGCCACATACACAGAGATGTCCTAATTCTACCAGTGCATTAGAAGAGACTGATGGCGACAGCATTTTTACCTTTGTAGATTACTTGTATTACTGCAGGAAAAATTCTAAATGAAACAGATACTACATTAATAAAATTATGAATCAAGATAAATACAGAActagaattaaaaatgaaaagagcaCTGCAACTACAGTGCGTCAACATGTTACCTATTTTATACCAATGAATTATAATTCTgtagcattttgttttataagctacacatttgtatttgttcttaatTAGGAGAATCTAActacataaatatttaaacaaaaaaactgtatacaTGCTGGCATCACCGTCTAATGGTTTAGATTGATCTGAAGCAGAATGCATGCCTTTTGTTGCCTTGCGGTGAACCTCTTTTGCAACGCAATAGATTTCTTCATTGGTGACCTCAAAAAGCACTTCTGTCAGCACAGTTTTGGTCATAATCATCTGTAAACACAAAGAGGAAAAGGTTACGGAAGAATTTTGAAGCCTTACATTGATATGACCAGATGATGATCTGGAAGTGCTGAATGTAGAACtattgttttacatgtgtatTTGTAACATTCATCCCCTGCTCCGTCTGTGCATCCCAATATAACGAGTCTCTGTATGTACATGCACTGAAATATTGACTTGCAAAAGCAAACACATACCAACACACAGAGGGTCACTGTATACTTTAGCAAAGCCATCCCAGGtatacattataataacattTCTGAATGCATCTAGGCTGGGTTGTAGCTGACTGATTAGAAAGAAGGACTCTTCTgactaagaaataaaaacacaccttaACAGGAActtaacaaaacagttaaaactgAGAAAGACATTATTACTTAAGGCGGCTGCAGATTTAACACCCAAACCTGCGGTCAGTAATACTTTGAATAAGCAAATGAAGTACCAGTTGAAATTCCTTTTCTTCCTCGGTCATTTCTGGTTCACTCTGCTCCTCATGTATTGGGGATGGACTTCTACTTTCCAGTTCCACTATTTTTGCTGCAGGTCTGTCATCTTCCTCCTCCACTTCATCGTCACTGtcctaataatattaataataataataataataataccaaaaataaaaaaggtttaaaacatcTTGATCGTATTACAGAAACTAAAATAAGCATACACATCACTGCTCTTGGCTTAAGCACTGATACTTACAAATTTACTTTTCCGTGGTAAACAAGGTCCATCACACTCCTCTTCCAGCTCCTCTTTTGCCATTGCAGCACGTTGTTTATCCATTCTTTCTTTTTCTAGTTTCTTCTGTTTTTCTCGTTCCATCTTTTCCAGTCCCTCACGGATCCATGCAGGCAATGTCCTGCGCTTTACAGCGTCTGGAGAACAATACAGATTAAAAGTAATTTACTAACCTTTTTAcagatattaatacaaaaatatacagattaaaaaagaaactacATACATACTCTGACATGATGATACTCAAATGCagcatggctttttaaaaatgtttctggtTAAGCCATTTCTAAAATACtcaaagttaattaaaacaaagaaagcagtCTAAGGTGTTTTAAGTTAAAAGCCAATCTGCACTACAGAACAGGTCAAGCTTTATCGTTACGTCCAACT
The Polyodon spathula isolate WHYD16114869_AA chromosome 5, ASM1765450v1, whole genome shotgun sequence DNA segment above includes these coding regions:
- the LOC121316245 gene encoding arginine/serine-rich protein PNISR-like isoform X2, yielding MMWDQGGQRWTHWPLSQQQWLQTFQHQQDPSQVDWAALAQAWIAQKESSGPNVVDQQGMQPNGQENQGLDTGPNNHGNFQGDPSFSRMWQPEWVMPHQTPHPPPGQQWMPPAPGPVDVVPTSEDSNSQDSVDFLPDSRHGVFNQNNHNFGGQPENFTMAPMAVNQFDYQHGAAAFGPPSGGLQPPYWQQSPPQSRREGPPTFRERPRSPVQMPVKQEPPALLDAVKRRTLPAWIREGLEKMEREKQKKLEKERMDKQRAAMAKEELEEECDGPCLPRKSKFDSDDEVEEEDDRPAAKIVELESRSPSPIHEEQSEPEMTEEEKEFQLMIMTKTVLTEVLFEVTNEEIYCVAKEVHRKATKAPAKQLAQSSALASLTGLGGLGQYGSDESEDERSETDSETSDTDDEELRHRIREKQDAFWRKEKERQFQERQQVEEEKQSERVNKEMHEYDKKQIFSSVKQEIVKEREPESITEKRRSRSETDVIEPKKNVKEEERIGRSRSQNLSGSNSRSSSSESSSSSSSSSSSRWSSSSSSVSSHSSSHSFMPKRKKKRSRSWSPSHRARQRSRSRSSHRHKRERSREKGRDRRRTSRNRSADRSSRRWNRSHSRERRASRERRKSRSKSKVRVSHSRSRDQHRSDDRSRRRSRSKRNQTGSKDRRKDRSQSNDKDKKKKDKEQDKKKEKQKTKEKREEKDHKSTGQEGSSTSSRSKRNSELSSRLSRQDSKSSKKGLVKKSKKYSDSSSGSRSCSPEVSKENKSKKTKRSRSRSTEKSHKSGKKASRKHKSKSRSRSVTSVHRRR
- the LOC121316245 gene encoding arginine/serine-rich protein PNISR-like isoform X1 gives rise to the protein MLFYAVLFEVLVSRPKHISKTTDGFEIDLIDSIGQVDWAALAQAWIAQKESSGPNVVDQQGMQPNGQENQGLDTGPNNHGNFQGDPSFSRMWQPEWVMPHQTPHPPPGQQWMPPAPGPVDVVPTSEDSNSQDSVDFLPDSRHGVFNQNNHNFGGQPENFTMAPMAVNQFDYQHGAAAFGPPSGGLQPPYWQQSPPQSRREGPPTFRERPRSPVQMPVKQEPPALLDAVKRRTLPAWIREGLEKMEREKQKKLEKERMDKQRAAMAKEELEEECDGPCLPRKSKFDSDDEVEEEDDRPAAKIVELESRSPSPIHEEQSEPEMTEEEKEFQLMIMTKTVLTEVLFEVTNEEIYCVAKEVHRKATKAPAKQLAQSSALASLTGLGGLGQYGSDESEDERSETDSETSDTDDEELRHRIREKQDAFWRKEKERQFQERQQVEEEKQSERVNKEMHEYDKKQIFSSVKQEIVKEREPESITEKRRSRSETDVIEPKKNVKEEERIGRSRSQNLSGSNSRSSSSESSSSSSSSSSSRWSSSSSSVSSHSSSHSFMPKRKKKRSRSWSPSHRARQRSRSRSSHRHKRERSREKGRDRRRTSRNRSADRSSRRWNRSHSRERRASRERRKSRSKSKVRVSHSRSRDQHRSDDRSRRRSRSKRNQTGSKDRRKDRSQSNDKDKKKKDKEQDKKKEKQKTKEKREEKDHKSTGQEGSSTSSRSKRNSELSSRLSRQDSKSSKKGLVKKSKKYSDSSSGSRSCSPEVSKENKSKKTKRSRSRSTEKSHKSGKKASRKHKSKSRSRSVTSVHRRR